A single Comamonas sp. NLF-1-9 DNA region contains:
- the glmS gene encoding glutamine--fructose-6-phosphate transaminase (isomerizing), producing the protein MCGIVAAVASRNIVPILVQGLQRLEYRGYDSCGVAVHEASLGQTGAGGLRRARSTARVAELMVQVQQESLQGATGIAHTRWATHGAPAVFNAHPHASYGPNVAPADTTRGGRVALVHNGIIENYEALRAQLRAHGYEFASQTDTEVIAHLIDSLYDGDLFAAVQAAVGQLRGAYAIAVIHKDEPQRVVGARAGSPLVLGVGTGTQAGEHYLASDAMALAGVTDQIVYLEEGDLVDLQSGRYWITTRAGRPLAADQRPVRTVAAHSGAAELGPYRHYMQKEIFEQPRAIADTLDGIEAIVPELFDGADAAAWRVFKQIDRVLILACGTSYYSGCTAKYWLEDIAAIPTQVEVASEYRYRASVPDPRTLVVTISQSGETADTLAALRHAQSLGMEHTLTICNVATSAMVRECKLAYVTRAGVEIGVASTKAFTTQLAGLFLLTLALAQAKGRLTPEQEAAQLKTMRHLPLALQAVLALEPQIMGWADEFAKKENALFLGRGLHYPIALEGALKLKEISYIHAEAYPAGELKHGPLALVTSSMPVVAVAPHDALLEKLKSNLQEVRARGGVLYVLADADTQIESSEGMHVIRMPEHYGQLSPLLHVVPLQLLAYHTACARGTDVDKPRNLAKSVTVE; encoded by the coding sequence ATGTGCGGCATCGTGGCGGCCGTTGCGTCGCGCAACATCGTTCCCATTCTGGTGCAGGGGCTGCAGCGGCTGGAATACCGCGGCTACGACTCCTGCGGCGTGGCGGTGCATGAAGCCAGCCTGGGCCAGACGGGCGCGGGCGGCCTGCGCCGCGCGCGCAGCACCGCCCGGGTGGCCGAGCTCATGGTTCAGGTGCAGCAGGAGTCACTGCAAGGCGCCACCGGCATTGCCCATACCCGCTGGGCCACGCACGGCGCGCCGGCGGTGTTCAACGCCCATCCGCACGCCAGCTACGGGCCGAACGTGGCGCCGGCCGACACCACGCGCGGCGGCCGCGTGGCGCTGGTGCACAACGGCATCATCGAAAACTACGAGGCGCTGCGCGCCCAGCTGCGCGCGCACGGCTACGAATTCGCCAGCCAGACCGACACCGAGGTCATCGCCCATCTCATCGACAGCCTCTACGACGGCGACCTGTTTGCCGCGGTGCAGGCGGCCGTGGGGCAGTTGCGCGGCGCCTACGCCATCGCCGTCATCCACAAGGACGAGCCGCAGCGCGTGGTAGGCGCGCGCGCCGGCTCGCCGCTGGTGCTGGGCGTGGGCACGGGCACGCAGGCGGGCGAGCACTACCTGGCCAGCGACGCCATGGCGCTGGCCGGCGTGACGGACCAGATCGTCTATCTGGAAGAGGGCGATCTGGTGGACTTGCAGAGCGGCCGCTACTGGATCACCACGCGCGCCGGCCGGCCGCTTGCGGCCGACCAGCGCCCGGTGCGCACCGTGGCGGCGCACAGCGGCGCGGCCGAGCTGGGGCCGTACCGCCACTACATGCAGAAAGAAATCTTCGAGCAGCCGCGCGCCATTGCCGACACGCTCGACGGCATCGAAGCCATCGTGCCCGAGCTCTTCGACGGCGCCGACGCCGCTGCCTGGCGGGTGTTCAAGCAGATAGACCGCGTGCTGATCCTGGCCTGCGGCACCAGCTATTACAGCGGCTGCACCGCCAAATACTGGCTCGAGGACATCGCCGCCATCCCGACGCAGGTAGAGGTGGCCAGCGAATACCGCTACCGCGCCAGCGTGCCCGACCCGCGCACGCTGGTGGTCACCATCAGCCAGAGCGGCGAAACCGCGGACACCCTGGCCGCGCTGCGCCATGCGCAAAGCCTGGGCATGGAGCACACGCTGACCATCTGCAATGTTGCGACCAGCGCCATGGTGCGCGAATGCAAGCTCGCCTACGTGACGCGCGCCGGGGTAGAGATCGGCGTGGCCAGCACCAAGGCCTTCACCACGCAGCTGGCCGGCCTGTTCCTGCTGACCCTGGCGCTGGCCCAGGCCAAGGGCCGGCTCACGCCCGAGCAGGAGGCGGCGCAGCTCAAGACCATGCGCCATCTGCCGCTGGCGCTGCAGGCGGTGCTGGCGCTGGAGCCGCAGATCATGGGCTGGGCCGACGAATTCGCCAAGAAGGAGAACGCGCTCTTTCTGGGCCGCGGCCTGCACTACCCGATCGCGCTGGAAGGCGCGCTCAAACTCAAGGAGATCAGCTACATCCACGCCGAGGCCTACCCCGCCGGCGAACTCAAGCACGGGCCGCTGGCGCTGGTCACCAGCAGCATGCCGGTGGTGGCGGTAGCGCCGCACGACGCGCTGCTGGAAAAACTCAAGAGCAATCTGCAAGAGGTGCGCGCGCGCGGCGGCGTGCTCTACGTGCTGGCCGACGCCGACACCCAGATCGAAAGCAGT
- a CDS encoding Lrp/AsnC family transcriptional regulator, with product MYTPDATDLALLALLQHDATPSNQALAQAVGISPATCLRRLRTLRREGLIERQVALLSHDRLAAALGHGLAAIVELTLDRQGAEWLDAFEARAVAEAAVQQCWRVSPGPDFVLVLQLRDMPAYQALAQRLFTQDANVRNVRTFFATRRAKFETNLPLA from the coding sequence ATGTACACGCCCGATGCCACCGATCTTGCCCTGCTCGCGCTCTTGCAGCACGACGCCACGCCCAGCAACCAGGCGCTGGCGCAGGCGGTGGGCATCTCACCCGCCACCTGCCTGCGCCGGCTGCGCACGCTGCGGCGCGAGGGTTTGATCGAGCGCCAGGTGGCGCTGCTCTCGCACGACAGGCTGGCCGCCGCCCTCGGCCATGGCCTGGCCGCGATCGTCGAGCTCACGCTCGACCGCCAGGGCGCCGAGTGGCTTGATGCCTTTGAAGCGCGCGCCGTGGCCGAGGCGGCGGTGCAGCAGTGCTGGCGCGTCTCGCCCGGGCCGGACTTCGTGCTGGTGCTGCAGCTGCGCGACATGCCGGCCTACCAGGCGCTGGCCCAGCGCCTGTTCACCCAGGACGCCAATGTGCGCAACGTGCGCACCTTCTTTGCCACGCGGCGTGCAAAATTCGAGACAAATCTGCCTTTAGCGTAG